One genomic region from Manis pentadactyla isolate mManPen7 chromosome 12, mManPen7.hap1, whole genome shotgun sequence encodes:
- the LOC118921277 gene encoding olfactory receptor 7G1-like gives MEPQNHTAVSEFLLLGLTEDPEVQLSLFGLFLSVYLVTILGNLLIILAVSSDPHLHTPMYFFLCNLSFSDICISTTTIPKMLVNIQTQNHHISFTGCITQVCFVFIFAGFENFILATMAYDRYVAICHPLRYTDIMTPQLCVLLILLSLLITSGVSVLHSLMVLRLSFCQDLAIPHFFCELAHVLKLACSDTFINNFLIYFLSGLFAGVPLCGIIFSYTQIGSSVLKMPSVEGKVKAFSTCGSHLAVVSLFYGTVFGVYISSLVTDSSRKTAVASTMYIVAPQMMNPFIYSLRNRDMKAALRKLIGRIFPFLMAE, from the exons ATGGAACCCCAGAATCACACAGCAGTTtcagaattcctcctcctgggTTTGACAGAGGATCCAGAAGTGCAGCTCAGCCTCTTTGGGCTGTTCCTGTCCGTGTACCTGGTCACcatcctggggaacctgctcatcatcctggccgtcagctctgacccccacctccacacccccatgtactttttcctctgTAACCTGTCCTTCTCCGACATCTGTATAAGCACAACCACCATTCCCaagatgctggtgaacatccaAACACAGAATCACCACATCAGCTTTACAGGCTGCATCACCCAGGTCTGCTTTGTCTTCATTTTTGCTGGATTTGAAAATTTTATCCTTGCCacaatggcctatgaccgctatgtggccatctgccatccaCTCAGGTACACGGACATCATGACCCCCCAGCTCTGTGTCCTCCTGATTCTGCTCTCCCTGCTCATTACCAGCGGTGTTAGTGTGCTCCACAGTCTGATGGTGCTGCGGCTGTCCTTCTGCCAGGACCTGGCAATCCCTCACTTCTTCTGTGAGCTTGCTCACGTCCTCAAGCTGGCCTGTTCAGATACCTTCATCAACAACTTCCTGATATACTTTTTGTCTGGCCTTTTTGCTGGTGTTCCTCTGTGTGGAATCATTTTCTCTTATACACAAATAGGCTCTtctgttttgaaaatgccatcaGTAGAGGGAAAGGttaaagccttttccacctgtgggTCTCACCTCGCTGTTGTTTCCTTGTTCTATGGGACAGTGTTTGGAGTGTATATTAGCTCTTTAGTTACTGACTCTTCCAGGAAGACTGCAGTAGCTTCAACAATGTACATTGTGGCCCCTCAGAtgatgaaccccttcatctacagcctgaggaacagggacatgAAGGCAGCCTTGAGGAAACTCAT tggcaggattttcccttttcttatggctgagtag
- the LOC118921283 gene encoding olfactory receptor 7G2-like: MEPQNHTEVSEFLLLGLTEDPEVQIILFELFLSVYLVTVLANLLIILAISSDPHLHTPMYYFLCNLSFTDICISAATIPMMVVNIQAQNQHISFTGCIIQVYFFFVFAGFETFILATMAYDRYVAICHLLRYTYVMTPRLCVLLILLSLLITSGVSVLHSLMVLRLSFCRDQEIPHFFCDLAQVIKLPCSDTLINNLLIYFVGSLLGGVPVSGIMFSYTKILSSILRMTSVEGFGMYISPAVPDSFRTATVASMMYIVVPQVMNPFIYSLRNRDM; the protein is encoded by the exons ATGGAACCCCAGAATCACACAGAAGTTTCAGAATTCCTTCTCCTGGGATTGACAGAGGATCCAGAAGTACAGATCATCCTCTTTGAGCTATTCCTGTCCGTGTACCTGGTCACTGTTTTGgcgaacctgctcatcatcctggccatCAGTTCTGACCCTCACCTCCATACCCCCATGTACTACTTTCTCTGTAACCTGTCCTTCACTGACATCTGTATAAGCGCAGCCACCATCCCCATGATGGTGGTGAACATCCAAGCACAGAATCAGCACATCAGCTTTACAGGCTGCATCATCCAGGtctactttttctttgtttttgctgGATTTGAAACCTTTATCCTTGCCacaatggcctatgaccgctatgtggccatctgccatctGCTCAGGTACACATATGTCATGACCCCCCGGCTCTGTGTCCTGCTGATTCTGCTCTCCCTGCTCATTACCAGCGGGGTTAGTGTGCTCCACAGTCTGATGGTGCTGCGTCTCTCCTTCTGCAGGGACCAGGAAAtcccccacttcttctgtgatcttGCTCAGGTCATCAAACTACCCTGCTCTGATACCCTCATCAATAACTTACTGATATATTTTGTAGGCAGCCTACTTGGGGGTGTTCCTGTATCTGGGATCATGTTCTCTTATACTAAAATTCTCTCTTCCATTTTGAGAATGACCTCAGTGGAGG GTTTTGGGATGTACATTAGCCCTGCAGTTCCTGACTCTTTCAGGACGGCTACAGTGGCCTCAATGATGTACATCGTGGTTCCCCAGGTGATGAACCCTTTCA